In a genomic window of Chryseobacterium sp. G0162:
- a CDS encoding helix-turn-helix transcriptional regulator has translation MRITQYYNNRIHSLKKQLIETYLVILAVFHIVSIYIYLFWLKNTFPLYYFAGALVFYVYSYILIRRNFNISRIVNAYLHFSSLYISVIILNFIDDSLVGFIWLIPMPVCAYVFLKRKMVIYYMFYTIILMLLIMLFAKYFDHHFYEYDKKYLRPTNAATVLANFSLICLFIYYKIKISHLEFKAFGYRIKSKMKEKHIHKAKKLSKEPHYIIELSSKHKSDVTIDHHKLENLFLELDKYMRYNNYFTNPSIKLSGLCSELKTNINYLSRAIDYKGYKNFNQYLNSLRINYVKNLIEKSDLTKVTLMYIYTGAGFTSQATFNRVFKQFEGITPSEYITQLLPTDSKLSSVDS, from the coding sequence ATGAGAATTACTCAATATTACAATAACAGAATACATTCTTTAAAAAAGCAGCTTATTGAAACTTATTTAGTCATTCTAGCTGTCTTCCATATTGTTTCTATTTATATCTATCTGTTCTGGTTAAAAAATACTTTTCCTCTTTATTACTTTGCAGGTGCATTAGTATTTTATGTTTATTCATATATACTTATCAGGAGAAATTTTAATATATCCAGGATTGTTAATGCTTATCTTCATTTCAGTTCTCTATATATTTCTGTCATCATCTTAAACTTTATTGATGATTCCCTTGTAGGATTTATCTGGTTAATCCCGATGCCAGTGTGTGCCTATGTTTTTTTAAAAAGAAAGATGGTTATCTATTACATGTTTTACACAATAATATTGATGCTGCTCATTATGCTGTTTGCTAAATACTTTGACCATCATTTTTATGAATACGACAAAAAATATCTCCGTCCCACTAATGCAGCAACGGTGTTGGCTAACTTTTCTCTCATCTGTTTATTTATCTATTACAAAATCAAAATAAGCCATTTAGAATTTAAGGCTTTTGGATACAGGATTAAAAGCAAGATGAAGGAAAAACATATACACAAAGCGAAAAAACTTTCAAAAGAACCCCATTATATTATAGAATTATCCTCTAAGCATAAAAGTGATGTAACAATAGATCATCACAAACTGGAAAATTTATTCTTGGAATTGGATAAGTACATGCGATACAATAATTACTTTACCAATCCTTCTATTAAACTATCCGGATTATGCTCAGAATTAAAAACAAATATAAACTACCTGTCAAGAGCTATTGATTATAAGGGTTATAAGAACTTCAACCAATACCTTAATTCATTAAGAATCAATTACGTAAAAAACCTCATTGAAAAATCGGATTTAACCAAGGTTACCCTGATGTACATTTATACAGGTGCCGGTTTTACAAGTCAAGCAACCTTCAACAGAGTATTTAAACAATTCGAGGGCATCACTCCAAGTGAATACATAACTCAGCTTTTGCCTACTGACAGCAAATTATCTTCTGTTGATTCATAA
- a CDS encoding LytR/AlgR family response regulator transcription factor, with protein MKSLTSLKSYPYPKSESFTEILLSSIGAGVTVYLFLIIFQPFGTENFHHPYKYLLLFPYTIIFGTVFFISSLCTFRFNHWNIVSELLKIFAVLLLGSVLSYFYNSLFISHVSLSFENYVYMFLYSMAIGIPISAIYILSRYIYLKTIHENTAKNISQHLSHKTEHIPSKLLTISTNNITLTLSEHDLICAQSMENYCTLYFSENGSVKKVLLRISLSGLLKQSETNTIQKCHRSYIVNLDKVESLRGNAQGYKLIISEIDFEIPVSRSFIPQIIPQLQR; from the coding sequence ATGAAATCCCTAACTTCATTAAAATCATATCCATATCCGAAGTCTGAATCCTTCACAGAAATTCTTCTATCTTCTATAGGAGCCGGGGTCACAGTATATCTTTTTCTGATCATTTTTCAGCCATTTGGAACAGAAAACTTTCATCATCCTTACAAATACCTTCTTCTTTTTCCTTATACTATCATTTTTGGAACTGTATTTTTCATTTCAAGCCTTTGTACCTTCCGGTTCAATCATTGGAATATTGTATCAGAGCTATTAAAAATTTTTGCAGTCCTCTTACTGGGTTCTGTCCTTTCTTATTTTTATAATTCACTATTCATAAGCCATGTATCGCTAAGTTTTGAAAACTATGTTTATATGTTCCTCTATTCCATGGCAATAGGAATACCCATTTCTGCTATTTATATTCTGTCAAGGTATATTTATTTAAAAACAATCCATGAAAATACAGCCAAGAATATTTCACAGCATCTATCCCATAAAACAGAGCATATTCCTAGCAAACTTCTTACTATTTCAACAAATAATATAACGCTAACACTTTCTGAACATGATCTTATTTGTGCACAGTCTATGGAAAATTATTGTACTTTATATTTTTCTGAAAATGGTTCGGTAAAAAAAGTGTTGCTCAGAATAAGTTTATCAGGACTTTTAAAACAAAGTGAAACAAACACAATCCAAAAATGTCATCGTTCATATATTGTTAATTTAGATAAAGTAGAAAGCCTTAGAGGAAATGCACAGGGATATAAACTTATCATCTCAGAAATAGATTTCGAAATTCCGGTTTCCAGAAGTTTCATTCCACAAATTATCCCACAATTGCAACGATAG
- a CDS encoding CPBP family intramembrane glutamic endopeptidase, with amino-acid sequence MSKNIRFILIFILGFTAYYFLDLICFKSIQSYSKDLFHNKAIAHVIAYTITLIPLMITAKILFPEKNIPYVFSLDQSISKGFIFSFMGTLPMLIGYSLHFDVIKTLDYQSLFINTISSAFFEEIIFRAFLIGILFRFTKLGFLSSILLGSLLFAQVHLYQSRDTVELMEIFAITFLGSVFFSWVYFEHTFNLWVVIFLHFFMNLYWELFNVSENVSGNVYGNLYKIISIVLVVVLTIVHKRRSHQPFQVTWKNLFIKSKEVQS; translated from the coding sequence ATGAGTAAAAACATCCGCTTTATTTTAATCTTTATTCTGGGCTTCACAGCCTACTATTTTTTGGATCTTATTTGTTTTAAATCGATTCAGTCTTATTCGAAAGATCTGTTTCATAATAAAGCTATAGCCCATGTTATTGCCTATACAATCACATTAATTCCATTAATGATCACGGCAAAGATCTTATTTCCTGAAAAAAATATTCCCTATGTATTTTCTTTGGACCAATCTATTAGCAAGGGTTTTATCTTCTCTTTTATGGGAACACTGCCCATGCTTATAGGATACAGCCTGCATTTTGACGTTATCAAGACCTTAGATTACCAGTCCCTATTTATTAATACAATATCTTCAGCATTCTTCGAGGAAATTATTTTCAGGGCATTTCTTATTGGAATTTTATTCAGATTTACAAAACTGGGATTTTTATCTTCCATACTCCTGGGATCGTTATTGTTTGCACAGGTACACTTATATCAGAGCCGTGATACAGTAGAACTAATGGAAATTTTTGCCATTACATTTCTTGGTTCTGTTTTCTTTTCATGGGTTTATTTTGAACATACATTCAATCTTTGGGTGGTCATATTCCTTCATTTTTTCATGAATCTGTATTGGGAACTCTTTAATGTATCAGAAAATGTTTCCGGAAATGTATATGGCAACCTTTATAAAATTATTTCTATTGTACTGGTTGTAGTACTTACAATTGTTCACAAAAGAAGAAGCCACCAACCATTTCAGGTGACATGGAAAAACCTTTTTATAAAATCTAAAGAAGTTCAATCATAA
- a CDS encoding TrmH family RNA methyltransferase, translating to MLIESFQNDKIKNITKLLSDNRFRKKSKVFVVEGQQENERAIQYDFEPVEFFISENIFKGTPPEGKIHYVSDKVYEKIAYRGSSEGIIGIYNSKETPLSSYVPKDNSTIIIVEGVEKPGNLGAILRSCEAFGIDALIVADGKTDFYNPNVIRSSVGCLFGMEVYQAENEETLEFLQKNSFNIYTTLMDETAEDLYKRDFTQRSAVLFGTEHSGLSDFWIGKGKNTLIPMAGSIDSLNLSNAVAITCYESLKQKKG from the coding sequence ATGTTGATAGAAAGTTTTCAAAACGATAAAATAAAAAATATCACTAAACTTCTTAGTGATAACAGATTTCGAAAAAAATCAAAAGTTTTTGTAGTAGAAGGGCAACAGGAAAATGAAAGAGCGATACAATACGATTTTGAGCCTGTGGAATTCTTTATAAGTGAAAATATATTCAAAGGAACGCCTCCTGAGGGGAAAATTCATTATGTAAGTGATAAAGTGTATGAAAAAATAGCGTACAGAGGAAGTTCAGAAGGAATCATTGGGATATACAACTCAAAGGAAACCCCACTTTCCTCTTATGTTCCGAAGGATAATTCTACTATTATCATCGTTGAAGGGGTAGAAAAACCGGGTAATTTAGGAGCTATCCTGAGAAGTTGTGAAGCTTTCGGTATTGATGCCCTTATTGTTGCTGATGGAAAAACCGATTTTTATAATCCAAATGTGATCAGATCTAGTGTGGGCTGTCTTTTCGGAATGGAAGTTTATCAGGCTGAAAACGAAGAAACACTAGAATTTCTTCAGAAAAACAGTTTCAATATTTACACAACATTAATGGACGAAACGGCTGAAGATCTTTATAAAAGAGATTTCACACAGCGTTCTGCCGTATTATTCGGGACTGAGCACTCGGGGTTAAGTGATTTCTGGATCGGAAAAGGAAAGAATACATTGATTCCGATGGCTGGCAGTATTGATTCTTTGAATCTGAGCAATGCTGTAGCCATAACTTGCTATGAATCTTTAAAACAAAAGAAAGGATAA
- a CDS encoding 5-formyltetrahydrofolate cyclo-ligase — MQKRKALSRDEAFLLSENIFQNFITYFKPQSGEKVHIFVPIEKFNEIDTQIFIDYFLAQNIRVYVPKIVDDQLIAIEIFKDTVFETNHWGISEPISNEDSGEKDFHYVITPLLYCDRKGNRIGYGKGFYDRLFQNISAETKKIGVNYFDPDECIDDVWENDIPLDYLVTATEVLSFLSGLE; from the coding sequence ATGCAAAAAAGAAAAGCCTTGTCTCGTGATGAGGCTTTCTTGTTATCTGAAAACATTTTTCAGAATTTCATTACTTACTTTAAACCTCAGTCTGGGGAAAAGGTCCATATTTTTGTTCCGATTGAGAAGTTTAATGAGATTGATACTCAAATCTTCATTGATTATTTTTTAGCGCAAAATATCCGTGTTTATGTACCTAAAATTGTAGACGATCAACTGATTGCTATTGAAATTTTCAAGGATACTGTATTTGAAACAAACCATTGGGGAATTTCAGAACCAATTTCCAATGAGGATTCCGGAGAGAAAGATTTTCACTATGTGATTACTCCGCTTTTATATTGCGACCGGAAAGGGAATAGGATAGGATATGGAAAAGGTTTCTATGACAGACTTTTCCAAAATATCTCTGCTGAGACCAAAAAAATCGGAGTCAATTACTTTGACCCCGATGAATGTATCGATGATGTCTGGGAAAATGATATTCCTCTTGACTATTTGGTTACGGCTACAGAGGTACTGTCTTTTTTAAGCGGTTTGGAATAA
- a CDS encoding rhodanese-related sulfurtransferase: MQLYNTLSAEERARLIDEAGKERLTLSFYAYAKIEDPKKFRDDLFIAWNALDALGRIYVAHEGINAQMSIPAEQFEAFRNTLEVYDFMKGIRLNVAVEQDNHSFLKLTIKVRHKIVADGLNDETFDVTNKGVHLKAQEFNNMLDDPNTIVVDFRNHYESEVGHFEGAITPDVENFRESLPIINEQLQDFKEDKNLLMYCTGGIRCEKASAYFKHQGFKNVFQLEGGIIEYTRQIKEEGIESKFIGKNFVFDHRLGERITDDIISQCHQCGKPCDNHTNCANDACHLLFIQCDECKDAMENCCSTECLDTIHLPWEEQLKLRKGLQVGNKVFRKGKSDALKFKNSGDLPKAPLAKAETKNIRQKISVKKVLVGKAEHYFSKSKIGQFLIENKELSVGDRVLVSGPTTGEQELTITQIYANGGPCETAKQGDQITFEIPFRVRLSDKLYKILEPSENA; the protein is encoded by the coding sequence ATGCAACTGTATAACACCTTAAGCGCAGAAGAAAGAGCTAGACTTATTGATGAAGCTGGTAAGGAACGTCTTACTTTATCTTTCTATGCGTACGCTAAAATTGAAGATCCCAAAAAATTTCGTGACGACTTATTCATAGCCTGGAATGCCCTTGATGCGCTTGGCCGTATTTATGTTGCCCATGAAGGAATTAATGCTCAGATGAGTATTCCTGCAGAACAATTTGAGGCTTTCCGCAATACATTAGAAGTGTACGACTTTATGAAAGGAATCCGTTTGAATGTAGCGGTAGAACAAGACAATCATTCCTTTTTAAAACTGACCATTAAAGTAAGACATAAAATTGTTGCTGATGGTCTGAATGATGAAACTTTTGATGTAACCAATAAAGGAGTTCATTTAAAGGCCCAGGAATTTAATAATATGCTTGATGATCCAAACACCATTGTAGTGGATTTTAGAAATCACTATGAAAGTGAAGTAGGACATTTTGAAGGAGCTATTACTCCTGATGTGGAAAACTTCAGAGAAAGTTTGCCGATCATCAATGAACAACTACAGGATTTTAAAGAAGATAAAAATCTGTTGATGTATTGTACCGGTGGTATCCGTTGTGAAAAAGCGAGTGCCTACTTCAAACATCAGGGGTTTAAAAATGTGTTCCAGCTGGAAGGAGGAATCATTGAATATACGCGCCAGATCAAAGAAGAGGGAATAGAAAGTAAATTCATTGGTAAAAATTTTGTATTCGACCACCGTTTAGGGGAAAGAATTACCGATGACATTATTTCTCAGTGTCACCAATGTGGAAAACCTTGTGACAATCATACCAATTGTGCCAATGATGCCTGTCACCTGTTATTTATCCAGTGTGATGAATGTAAAGACGCAATGGAAAACTGCTGTTCAACAGAATGTCTGGATACCATCCATTTGCCTTGGGAAGAACAATTGAAGCTAAGAAAAGGATTGCAGGTTGGAAATAAAGTATTCAGAAAAGGAAAATCTGATGCCCTGAAGTTTAAAAATTCAGGAGATCTGCCTAAAGCACCTTTAGCGAAGGCGGAAACCAAGAATATCCGCCAGAAAATATCTGTTAAAAAAGTTTTGGTTGGAAAAGCAGAACATTATTTCTCAAAATCAAAAATCGGGCAGTTTTTAATTGAAAACAAAGAACTTTCAGTAGGAGATAGAGTGTTGGTTTCCGGACCTACAACAGGTGAACAGGAACTCACAATTACTCAGATTTATGCTAATGGAGGTCCTTGCGAAACAGCAAAACAGGGAGATCAGATCACTTTTGAAATTCCGTTTAGAGTTCGTTTATCAGACAAACTGTATAAAATTCTTGAACCTTCTGAAAACGCATAA
- a CDS encoding trypsin-like peptidase domain-containing protein, whose translation MKSTLKKLLPFAVVGVISGATTVGAIQYFGHGSNNGDQSFFTTSAPNTSFAGMNTGAVGDDFVKAAKTTVPAVVTIKNYQSRTASRATEQDLFDYFFGDPFGGRGQQRQKQQQVPDNMPSGMGSGVIISPDGYIISNNHVVAGANKLEVVLSNKKSYIATLVGTDPNTDISLLKIEEKGLPYLNFANSDNIDVGQWVLAVGNPLGLNSTVTAGIVSAKGRGIGILGSQGKASNPIESFIQTDAAINPGNSGGALVNTNGELIGINSAIQSTTGYYQGYGFAVPANLARKIVEDIKKFGIVQRGFLGVSSLDLSNDQQVAAYNKQFKTNIKSGSGVYVTGFGDNSGAEDAGLKKGDIITKIDSYDISDFADLSMSIGSKRPGDKVQVTYSRNGKEATTNVTLRDQKGGTSTRTKADLSVTEKIGAEFDPLTERFKTEYGLNSGVVTKNVSEGGEMAKIGIVDNYIIIEINGKPVNSQKDIESILNKYQGNVQVKFVDDYGRMYTKGFKMP comes from the coding sequence ATGAAGAGTACTTTAAAAAAACTATTACCATTTGCAGTAGTTGGAGTTATTTCCGGAGCTACTACCGTTGGAGCTATACAATATTTCGGACACGGTTCCAATAACGGAGATCAATCATTTTTCACTACATCCGCACCTAACACATCATTCGCAGGAATGAATACGGGTGCTGTAGGCGATGACTTTGTAAAAGCAGCGAAAACAACTGTTCCGGCTGTAGTTACTATTAAAAATTATCAAAGCAGAACAGCAAGCAGAGCTACGGAACAGGATCTGTTCGATTATTTCTTTGGTGATCCATTCGGAGGAAGAGGCCAACAAAGGCAAAAGCAACAGCAGGTTCCGGACAACATGCCTTCAGGGATGGGTTCCGGAGTAATTATTTCTCCTGACGGTTATATCATCTCAAACAACCACGTTGTAGCAGGTGCTAATAAACTGGAAGTTGTACTGAGCAACAAAAAATCATATATAGCTACTTTAGTGGGAACTGACCCTAACACGGATATCTCTTTATTAAAGATTGAAGAAAAAGGCCTTCCTTACCTAAACTTTGCTAACTCAGACAATATTGACGTTGGGCAATGGGTACTTGCAGTAGGAAATCCGCTGGGGTTAAATTCCACTGTAACAGCAGGTATTGTTTCTGCTAAAGGAAGAGGAATCGGTATTTTAGGAAGCCAAGGGAAAGCAAGTAACCCGATTGAAAGTTTTATTCAGACGGATGCTGCCATCAACCCGGGAAATTCTGGAGGTGCCTTGGTAAATACCAATGGTGAACTTATTGGAATTAACTCTGCGATTCAGTCTACAACAGGATATTATCAGGGATACGGATTTGCCGTTCCAGCTAACTTAGCAAGAAAAATTGTTGAGGATATCAAGAAATTCGGTATCGTACAAAGAGGGTTCTTAGGAGTTTCATCATTAGATCTTTCAAATGACCAACAAGTTGCTGCTTATAATAAACAATTCAAAACAAACATTAAGTCTGGTTCTGGAGTATATGTAACAGGGTTTGGTGATAATAGCGGTGCAGAAGATGCAGGTCTGAAAAAAGGTGATATCATTACCAAAATAGACAGTTATGACATCTCCGACTTTGCTGATCTATCGATGTCAATCGGAAGTAAGCGTCCTGGTGATAAAGTTCAGGTAACCTATTCTAGAAATGGTAAAGAAGCGACAACAAATGTAACTTTAAGAGACCAGAAAGGAGGTACTTCTACCAGAACGAAAGCGGATCTTAGCGTAACTGAAAAAATCGGTGCTGAGTTTGATCCTCTTACTGAAAGATTCAAAACTGAATATGGGCTGAATAGCGGTGTAGTTACTAAAAATGTATCTGAAGGTGGGGAAATGGCTAAGATCGGAATCGTAGACAATTACATTATCATCGAGATCAATGGTAAGCCGGTGAATTCACAAAAAGACATCGAAAGCATACTGAATAAATACCAGGGGAATGTACAGGTGAAATTTGTAGATGACTATGGAAGAATGTACACGAAAGGATTTAAAATGCCTTAA
- a CDS encoding RidA family protein: MKQIINTVNAPAAIGPYSQANMANGVLYISGQIPVDPATGKLVEGIEKETHQVMKNLEAILTEAGMTFKNVVKATIFLKSMDDFAVMNDIYASYLDAESYPARETVQVSCLPKNVDIEISMIAHQD, encoded by the coding sequence ATGAAACAAATAATCAACACAGTTAATGCGCCTGCAGCTATCGGCCCATATTCGCAAGCAAATATGGCAAACGGAGTGTTATACATCTCCGGTCAGATCCCTGTAGATCCTGCAACTGGTAAATTGGTAGAAGGAATTGAAAAGGAAACTCATCAGGTTATGAAAAATCTTGAGGCGATCCTTACTGAAGCTGGGATGACTTTTAAAAATGTTGTAAAAGCAACAATCTTCCTTAAGAGCATGGATGATTTTGCAGTAATGAATGATATTTATGCTTCTTACTTAGATGCAGAAAGCTATCCGGCACGTGAAACAGTACAGGTTTCTTGTTTGCCTAAAAATGTGGATATTGAAATTTCTATGATCGCACATCAGGATTAA
- a CDS encoding putative LPS assembly protein LptD, with translation MAKTVLKNILQILIILIFNNFLAQKTPEKLPKNVVNDTISKKDTIVAKKEALDDVLHTKADDQRRDIPKKMTFLNKNAQVKYQDMQIDADYISIDDNKNLIYARGKLDSLGKIIEPVVTTQAGKKYETNEFSYNTKTKQAIAFNARTEESEGVIIAQKTKKYNDSVFAMRRADYTTDEYFVKKKDTAADYFMRASNIKLIKSKNKSQIVTGPIQMYIEQVPTPLIMPFAILPFSDKRAAGILIPSFGEREDVGFFLNGIGYYQPIGEHFDLKVLADIYTKGSWNLRPQMNYQKKYRYSGSFNADIGTVIRGIKGLDDYTKNSTYRISWSHSQDSKANPFLTFSAQVDMVSTKFYNNPLNNNYIFNQNVLNTSQNSTVTLTKRFLKLPVTITGTASYSQNFATGFSDLRLPQMNVAVNQFYLFKSKSGVRQGLIENITVNTGFNLTNFVNTQENELFKKEMWDKMQTGLKNNIALATNTTLAKYFTFSLSANIDNALTTKTLNRYYDPIKNVTVDEINKNFAGYSSFSTTASLQTTLYGMMKFKKGSIVEAVRHMVIPSIGFTYSPDFSSPGFGYYKNYYNATGALTPYSIFEKGIIGSPSNSLVGALGFSIGNNIEMKVKSKSDSTGVKKVKIFESLNLTGSYNFAAKDHPWSIFSINGQSSFFNNKLTVNTSLSLDPYKIEFIPGQDQGIRTEKFGAFGVQGFNVQVSYPLSSEIFGEKTDYAKKYASKGEVRNENYYFDDDNYSRFDQSWTLNVNANYAYSRGTSRIGSKIASVGLDGSIKLTPYWNVTGSTHYDLVTKELAYTRIGFSRDQRSFTINFNWVPFGQYKVYDFFIGIKANILSDALKYKDRSFTQPNSPF, from the coding sequence TTGGCCAAAACCGTCCTCAAAAATATATTACAAATTTTAATTATCCTAATTTTTAACAATTTTTTAGCACAGAAAACCCCTGAAAAATTGCCTAAAAATGTGGTTAATGATACTATTTCCAAAAAGGATACCATTGTTGCGAAAAAAGAAGCTTTAGATGATGTACTTCACACAAAAGCAGATGATCAGCGAAGAGATATTCCTAAAAAAATGACATTCCTTAATAAGAATGCCCAGGTAAAATATCAGGATATGCAGATTGATGCAGATTATATTTCCATTGATGATAATAAAAACCTGATTTATGCCAGAGGAAAACTGGATTCTTTAGGAAAGATCATAGAGCCCGTAGTTACTACACAAGCCGGAAAGAAATACGAAACCAACGAGTTTAGCTATAATACAAAGACTAAACAGGCTATCGCTTTCAATGCTAGAACAGAGGAAAGTGAAGGCGTAATTATAGCTCAGAAAACAAAAAAATATAACGATTCGGTATTTGCCATGAGAAGAGCAGATTATACTACCGATGAATATTTTGTAAAGAAAAAAGATACGGCGGCAGATTATTTCATGAGAGCTTCGAATATCAAGCTGATAAAATCAAAAAATAAATCTCAGATTGTTACGGGACCTATTCAAATGTATATAGAACAGGTTCCTACACCATTGATTATGCCTTTTGCCATTTTGCCATTTTCGGATAAAAGAGCAGCCGGTATTTTGATCCCAAGTTTTGGAGAAAGGGAAGATGTAGGATTTTTCCTGAACGGAATTGGATATTATCAGCCGATTGGTGAACATTTTGATCTTAAAGTGCTTGCTGATATCTATACCAAAGGAAGCTGGAACTTGCGTCCACAAATGAATTATCAGAAAAAATACCGCTATTCGGGGTCTTTCAATGCAGACATAGGAACTGTCATAAGAGGGATCAAAGGGTTGGATGATTATACTAAAAACAGTACGTACAGGATCAGCTGGTCGCATTCTCAGGATTCCAAGGCTAATCCTTTCCTTACCTTCAGTGCGCAAGTGGATATGGTAAGTACAAAGTTCTATAATAATCCGCTAAACAACAATTATATATTCAATCAAAATGTATTGAATACCAGCCAGAATTCAACGGTAACTCTTACCAAAAGATTTCTGAAGCTTCCGGTAACCATTACAGGAACGGCATCTTATTCACAGAATTTTGCTACAGGATTTTCAGATCTTCGTCTTCCGCAGATGAACGTAGCGGTCAATCAATTTTATCTGTTTAAATCAAAATCCGGAGTAAGACAGGGGCTTATTGAAAATATTACGGTAAATACAGGTTTTAACCTGACAAATTTTGTCAACACTCAGGAAAATGAGTTGTTCAAAAAAGAAATGTGGGATAAAATGCAGACAGGGCTTAAGAATAATATTGCATTAGCCACCAATACTACTTTGGCTAAATATTTTACATTCAGTTTAAGTGCTAATATTGATAATGCTTTAACCACAAAAACTTTAAACAGATATTATGATCCTATAAAGAATGTGACCGTAGATGAAATCAATAAAAATTTTGCGGGATATTCTTCATTCTCTACTACTGCCAGTCTTCAGACAACATTGTATGGGATGATGAAGTTTAAAAAAGGATCTATTGTAGAAGCAGTGAGACACATGGTAATTCCGAGTATTGGCTTTACTTACTCTCCGGATTTTTCAAGTCCTGGTTTTGGATATTACAAGAACTATTACAATGCAACCGGAGCACTTACGCCTTATTCCATCTTTGAAAAAGGAATTATTGGAAGCCCGTCAAATAGTCTGGTGGGTGCATTAGGTTTCAGTATAGGAAATAATATTGAAATGAAGGTGAAATCTAAGAGTGATTCTACCGGGGTAAAGAAAGTGAAGATTTTTGAATCTTTAAACCTTACAGGAAGCTATAACTTTGCCGCAAAAGATCACCCTTGGTCTATTTTCAGTATCAATGGGCAGTCTTCTTTCTTTAATAATAAACTTACCGTTAATACCAGTCTTTCTCTTGATCCTTATAAAATTGAATTCATTCCGGGACAGGATCAGGGGATCAGAACAGAAAAGTTTGGAGCTTTCGGGGTACAAGGATTCAATGTTCAGGTATCTTATCCTTTAAGCAGTGAAATCTTTGGAGAAAAGACAGATTATGCGAAAAAATATGCTTCAAAAGGTGAAGTCCGAAATGAAAACTATTATTTTGATGATGACAATTACTCGCGTTTTGATCAAAGCTGGACATTGAACGTTAATGCAAACTATGCCTATTCAAGAGGAACCAGCAGAATTGGTAGTAAAATTGCTTCTGTAGGTCTTGATGGAAGTATTAAGCTTACTCCTTATTGGAATGTTACCGGAAGTACACACTATGACTTGGTGACTAAAGAATTGGCCTATACAAGAATTGGTTTTTCAAGAGATCAGCGAAGTTTTACCATTAATTTTAACTGGGTGCCATTCGGACAGTATAAAGTGTATGACTTCTTTATCGGGATCAAGGCCAATATCTTAAGCGATGCATTGAAGTATAAAGACAGAAGTTTTACACAGCCAAATTCACCTTTCTAA